The following is a genomic window from Eulemur rufifrons isolate Redbay chromosome 20, OSU_ERuf_1, whole genome shotgun sequence.
CTGAGGCTGTCCAACACATCATATCCCAGAATCAGCCGCCCAGGGCTCCCTGGGCTTTTCTTCATGAATGAAGATATACAGGATCTTGAACTCCACGATTTGCAATGACAGGCTGGGTTGGTGTTAGCTGGATCTTTGGCGCCACCTCCAGACCACACTGCCTCTCGCTCAGCTGCAGCACTAACCCACTGAGAAAGCCCACGTGCACTGACCTTGAAGTtactggctggggtgggggatgaagaccccccgccccccgcctcaTCTGCGGAGGAATGCAAAGACTTGAGTGTTCCTTTTACGTCGTTCTATCAATACCATGAGTTTGCCTTTACTGTACAACAGATAAGAAACCACAAACGTTTAAGGCGAAGAACACTCGTGATGACCACTCAGGTTAAGAAACGGAACTCCTCCAGCCACCCCAGATCCTCTGTGTATCCCCTTCCTCACCTGACCCCTTCCCACTAGAGAGAAGTTTTAAGTCTTCTATGTCATCTAACTGGTTTAATTTCATCAGGGATGGATCAGTTTTAAAATCGGGACCCATCACGAAGCAGCTATGCACACGGGATAGAGCGGGCTCAGTGGACCCCAACTTTGAACCACCAAGTCAGTTTGCTCAGATAATTCTTGGAGGGAAGACGGCAACATGGAGAAGTATCTCCATAGCATAGCTTTGTCCTCGCACCACTGTCACCTCAGCCACGCCCCTGGAGGCTTTGAAGTTGGAGCAGCCCTAAGTCTGGCTCCATGGCCTCGCCTTGGAGGGCTGGGTAACGGCACTTGTCTGGAATCCCCAAGAGCTGACGGTCCCCTTTGGCTGAGCTAGAGGTCCTGGCTGGGCTCCAGGGAGGCCTCGAGCTGCCCCACGGAGACCAGGGTGCCCAGCTGCCCGGAGGCACTGCTTTCCGGTGGGAAAGTGACCAAATCCGAGTTCTTGTTCTCACTCTGGTCGCTGTGCTGCTTCTTATGGCACCTCAGAGAGTCATCCCTGACAAAGGAGGCACCACAGGTCTCACAGCGGAAGGCCCTCTGCGTCACTATCTTGGCCACGTGTTGAGAGCTGCTCTCTCTGGGCCCTTCCTTGCCCTGTGGGGCCCGGTTCTCCGTCTTGGCCTCATCCCTGTGCACCTTGTCGATGTGCTTGGCCAGGCTGCTGGGCCGCTTTGTGTCGAAGCTGCAGAAGTCGCACTTGAAGGGACGGTCCTGGCAGTGGACCCTGCTGTGCACGCGCAGGGCAGCCGCGCTGGAGCAGGAGTAGCTGCACTCGGGACACTTCTCGGGGTGATCGGCCTGATGCAGTCGGCTGTGCTCCAGGAGGTCGGCCCGGTCCCGGCCCTGGAAGGCGCAGTGCAGACACTTGAAGGTGTGCTTGATGCGGATGTGCGATTTGAGGTTCGCTTTCATGGTGCAGCGGACGTCGCAGAACTCGCACTTGAAAGGCTTCTCCCCGGAGTGCACGATCATGTGCCTTTTCAAGTCCGAGCTGATTTTGAACTTGGCGCTACAGAGCCAGCACTGGAAGGGGGTGTCCCCTAGCAACGGAAGGTGTGTTTCCATTAGAGCAGGCAGGCAAACCAGAGCCCCCCTCCCCAACCCGTGTCAGCACACCTGGCCACAATGAGATGGTTGGCCATCTCCTTTGAATTCTAACTACTTGCAGTCTCCTAATAATGACAACACTTACTGAGTGTGTTAACTCCCTCAATCCTCACAATCTTATGAGAGTaccattgtccccattttacagatggggcaaCTGAGGCTTAGGTCAAGTTAATTGACCTCGGTGAAacagcagggatttgaacccagcatGATAGCACCCAAGTTCACACTCTTGACGTTTCAGTTTCACATCTAAATTCTCATTTAACTTGACTTCTCAGGATTGAACATAGAAGAGGGGGGATTTAAGTTACACACAACTGTTCCAAATCAAGCTAAGACTTAGGAACATAATGATGATAGCATTTAGTCTATATTATGTCAGTTTATTGGGTTGTATTAattaaagttttagttttataactatagacaatttataaaattaaaatatgaatacgGCAGCAGGAGCTGGTGAGGATTAATGAAAAGCCACAGCCTCCTCTCTGATTTAGAGTCCCATTCCCTGGGGGCGTTGCTAAGGGCTTTCAGTTGTCTTGGAGGCTGTTACTTGAAACTTCAGTTAGCAAAGTGGGGAATCTTATCCTGCACAgatcctgtccccagccccaggctgtgcTGGGATGGCTGTGTCTTGCTCTTCCTCTAACGCTGCCGTCTAATCTGGGCTACAGCCTCATATCTTAGTCCATCGGCTTGAGAGGTTCTTTGAGGATTCCCTCTTCTTTACACTTGACTCCTCACTTGTTAGGAGTagctttattttcacatttaagttgaaaaaaaatcatttccattcTGTCCTGTGAATTCCCAACTTTAGTTGTTTTCGGATCAACTTCAGAATCAAgctacaaataatttaaattgtgAATGGGAATGTGCCATTCAGCAGAGCCAAATACTATCCTACGATTATAACCACTGCCTTACAGGGCCACTATCACATCTGAGCCAGTGGATAGTGTCACTAccgaagtttttttgttttgcgggtttttttttttttttttttttttgagacagggtcttggttctgttgcccagggtggagtacagtggcatcatagctcactgcagccttgaattcctgggcttgagtgattctcctgccttagtctccccaagtagctgggactacaggtgcctgccaccacgcccagctaattggTCTCTTTTCTTACATGCTCATTTTGGGCCACATTTTATAGCTTGCTTCTTGGACTACATTTCTTGAATAAAGAATCTCAGTTTCAGAAGTCATTCAGTTACTTAATTATGTCAGCTTttatgtggaatttttaaaatggattttctgAATTTGATTTACTTAATTTCCTCTCTTCTGTACAAGTATCACTGTGATACTTCTCTTTGCTGCAATCCCAGTTAGTTATGTTCAGACAGTGATACAAATATCTCatggcagatttttttcccccttcattagAGTTTACTTTCAAATAACTTCCACTAATATGGTGGTTGGGAGTAAATTCTTGAATCCTTTACTCAATCTTTCTATTCTGCTCACACTTGAGATAGTTTCACTGGGTATAGACTTCTCAGCTCAAGGTCACTTCCCAACTTGGAGGGCACTGTTCCACTGTTGTGGGAGCCAACACTACCCTGTCTTTCTGGGTACAGATCCTCTCTGCCAACTGCCTTCATCCTAATTGGCATCTTATGAGCCTTTTCATTCTCCTAGCCCCTTAGAATTACAGaatttcttatttgattttgTCCACTTCTATTTTCCCCCTAATCTCTGGGAAGTTTTATAGCTAGCAACCCTAGTTTTAATTCATACCTCTTTGTTCTACCCCTTCATAGAGCCCTACTTAGATGTAACATATCTGCCAGTGGGTGGACACCAATTAGAATGTAAAAATTCTCATCTCTTACCCAAGTATTCTGTGGCTTCAAGGATTTGTTATTTGTTAGACTTGGCTCATTTTATTTCACTCATTTTCTGCAAATAATTCCTAATCCTTGGTTGACTATATTTAGGAAGAATAGACTGGTTTGACTAGACAGATGCCGTGGGCTTCACCTGCTACTGGGGTGGCTGGGCAGTTTTGCCAAAGAGGCTTTGGCTTCTCCAAGCTTTGTGGCCTTGGCTGTCTCCATGCCAGTCCCAAGTCCAGAGCGCTCAGGGCACTCAGACATTGGCTGGGAAGGCTGGTTGCCAACTCTGTGGCTGCTTCTAATTTGCCTGCTGGGACACAGCTTTCTGTACTCAATTTTAAATGTCAGCATATTCCTATCCGCTTGCCATCTTCCATGAATTCATGGAAAATTCTCATCTTATGAGCGCCCCTTTTATGAATATCCCAATCTCCATTTTTCTGTGAGTTGATGAATTGGTCCTATCTTCATTTCAGTGAAGTCCCACAAAGGGAACTTTCTAGAACTAGAAGTTTGAGTTACTGTTCCATTCAGCTGATTTTGCTACATTTCTCAAGTCAGCCATGCAATCAGAATGTGGATTAAATCCCCGGATCACCTAGTTTACAGGTCAGAATTATCTGAGACACATCCTTGGCTTCTTGGTTGCTGTGTTGGGTACCCATCCTGAGCTGTATTCCACGTAGTCAAATTATGACAGACAGATGGGTTTTATATTTTACTCAAAGCTTTTgtcctggccaaaaaaaaaaaaaaaaaaaagcaggcctCACAATCATGGAAACACCAAATTGTTTTACTTCTACCACACTGTCACTTAAGTTGCTTGTGTTGTAAGCAAACAAAGGTTAAGAAATTGGAGAAAGAATACAGGACTGAGATTCCCAGGTCGGGGACTCACCCGTGTGGGAGCGCAGGTGCACGGTGAGCTGGCTGGAGTTGCGGCTGGCGTAGGGGCAGAGCTGGCACTTGTAGGGCCGCTCGTCAGAGTGTATCCGCAGGTGCTTCTTGAGGCTGCTGCTGTCCACGGCAGCGTAGTCACACAGGTGACACTTGTGTGGCTTCACACTGGTGTGGCACCGCATGTGCATGGTCAGGTTGTCCTTCCGGCTGAAGCACTTGTCACAGAACTCACACTTGTGCGGTTTGTCTCCTTCAAACACATAAGGATTCAGGGTTTTAAGGGCTTCTCAATCAAGGTTACCACAgaaacttgaccaaggtcacctCCTAGGCATATGAATCTGCTCCCTCCTTCTGTCCAGATACAGAGGTGGAAAGATGGTAAAGTCTAAATCAGAACATTGAGCAACAGGGACAGGTGCCATTCATTGATGGCTCAGAAATTGAAGAATCCTAAGGGACAGATATCAAGTCAGATGGAGAAAATTACAGACGAAACCCCATTTTGGAAAATGGGATTGGATATAGAAGTGTTCAAGATAAAAAAGGGCGGCAAGTGCTGGGCTCTTAGGTTTTCTGGCTACTGGCTGATGAATCACAGAAAATATTCAGGTCAATCCCTTCTATTCTACTAAAGAACAAGCAGTGTGGTATCTCCCCTCAGCGGTCAGTAAATGACGGTGCTGAGGTCAGAGAAAGAGCATAAGGGCCCGATAGCTAGAAGCCACCCGGACCACAGAAGCCCCTGCCTGAACACCTCCACCTGGTAGCGGATTCCGCCGCCCGTCCCCCTCACCATCCCAGTCAACTGTTCACTGTTAAGTAGAACTTTACCCCCATAAATTTAGAAGACTCAATAAAATGGATGGTGGTCCAGGAAGATGTAGAATTACAAAGTCTGAATcgagaaatagaaaacagattgaTAAATGCATGAATTATGTTAAGATCTACTCCTTGAGGTAAACTGTTTATGGCGTGGGCATGTGACTTACTCCGGCTAATGAATTACGATAGAAAGTGACAAGAGTTGCTGTTAAGAGCCAGTGTGTGGTTTGTCACACGTTTCTCTTGCCCAGGATGCCCAGCAACGTTCCAAGTCAGGAGTTTTTAATCTGGGGTCTGTGGATAAGATTTAAGGAGTCTAAGACCCTATATGGGAGCTAAATgcgtttttatttttattacctctAACTGCAACTTAGCATTGCCTCCAACGATGAACGTAGGCAACAAACCACACAGGATAATCAACTACCGGATCCTGACATTAAACGCGATGCTTCTCAGTGCCACCCTGCATGCTAgtcacctgggggtggggagggtctcCAATGCAGATTCTGATACAGTAGGCCTGGGgtgggcctgggattctgcatttctaccaAGCTTCCAGGTGATATTTCTGGTCTTTGTactacactttgagtagcaagggattaatgtatgaaaatatcacacatttaacattttgatagttatataaaaatgcagttttaaaaagtatgtctCGTTACATCTAAAAAACATTCTGTGGGGGGTCCATAGACTTTCCAAAATTGCTAGAAGTTCACGGCAGATTAACAGGTCAAGAACGCCTTCATGTGGCTGCTCCAGACAGAAACGGTCCAGGCAGGGTCCCGGAGAGAAGGCCACAAGGAGCCGAGCATAACTGTTGGGGGACACCGGTACAAACCGAGCCGTTTTCAGTTGTCACTGAGGTTGATGTTGCTAACTTAGGCTAATCTACACCCTCTCCTTGTGCTTccgagaaaaaaatcacaagcagaAGATCCCAGGCAAGTTCTACCGaagtttaattgtttttaaagttaaaaaaaaaaaaaaaaaaaaatgaggtctCACTTTTTCACCCAGGTtgaagtgcagtggctactcacaggcacGATCATAGCACACcaaagtcttgaactcctggcctcaactccTCCCACTCCAGGTGTACACCACTATGCCTGGGTCTATCAGCTTTTAAGGAAAAGTGTTGCCATAGTCAATTGTTTAAcagcatagaaaaatatttgaaaatgcctctaccggctgggcgtggtggctcacgcctgtaatgctagcactctgggaggccgaggtgggtggatcgctcaaggccaggagttcgagaccagcctgagcaagagcgaaaccccgtctctactaaaaatagaaagaaattatctggccaactaaaatatatatagaaaacattagccgggcatggtggcacatgcctgtagtcccagctacttgggaggctgaggcggtaggatcgcttaagcccaggagtttgaggttgctgtgagctaagctgacgccatggcactcactctagcctgggcaacaaagcgagactctgtctcaaaaaaaaaaaaaaaaaaaaaaaaaaagaaaatgtctctaCCCACTGTATAATAGATACCCGATACCAGCACCCAGTGAAGGAATACAAAGCAAGATTAAAAATACGAGCATTAAGTCAACCTCCTTTATGAGGCTAAATAAATGCTGCAGGACCATCTTAaaagggcaaaatatttgaaattcaatgATCATCCTTAACACCCCCGTCCCCAACCCcccccagcaaaaaaaaaaaaaaaaaaaaaaaaaaacctcagaaggTTAAGAATAAGAATAAACTTTAACACAGCAAGTGATCTTGACAAGAGTCTGGGGGATTCTAACCCTACAtgatagtatttaaaaaaagcatttttattataatgaataaaaaatagatgGTTTGCTTTCACTGCTACCTTCAGTTTGAACTGAAGCACCAAAGCCAAGTCACTCGAGATCAagtataaagacagaaagaaatctcatttCCATAGGTTAGTTTACCTGGGCAATCCAAGAGAACCAACTCGAACTATCAGAATAAATGAGAGCACAGCAAGGGGCCTGGAGATCACACACAAAACTCGTTTTTAGATAGTTCTGCAACCTGTCAGCACGCTCAAGTTTATGTCCCCCCTTCCACATCCCTGTCTTCTCCctgaaaataaccaaatttttctatgcatttggaggaggggagggaggatgatGGTTAAATTAACAGTGATACTAATACATGGTATTCTGTGATTCATGattttaaatgtgtaattttaGATGATGAAAACATAGTATTTGTGACTA
Proteins encoded in this region:
- the ZFP64 gene encoding zinc finger protein 64 isoform X5 — translated: MSRRKQAKPQHLDSEEPQPARGELAEAAPQVAGEPSSELDNDVPKATGLSPESSDTQKVPVIALPSESREQTATLGERTFNCCYPGCHFKTVHGMKDLDRHLRIHTGDKPHKCEFCDKCFSRKDNLTMHMRCHTSVKPHKCHLCDYAAVDSSSLKKHLRIHSDERPYKCQLCPYASRNSSQLTVHLRSHTGDTPFQCWLCSAKFKISSDLKRHMIVHSGEKPFKCEFCDVRCTMKANLKSHIRIKHTFKCLHCAFQGRDRADLLEHSRLHQADHPEKCPECSYSCSSAAALRVHSRVHCQDRPFKCDFCSFDTKRPSSLAKHIDKVHRDEAKTENRAPQGKEGPRESSSQHVAKIVTQRAFRCETCGASFVRDDSLRCHKKQHSDQSENKNSDLVTFPPESSASGQLGTLVSVGQLEASLEPSQDL